Proteins encoded in a region of the Devosia sp. RR2S18 genome:
- a CDS encoding DUF4214 domain-containing protein translates to MAVVNSYVSLNTIDPSAWYGQVYEASSTRLVVSDGFLTAVYDGYDFRYSADYYLTGGVLTGYSQYDGDQLASETYDFQIPAHLADGYIASNRLGDLFSLVLAGDDEIFGSVHADRISGYDGNDYIYGNGGDDYINGAGGDDVIYLGSGSSSVAGGAGLDWVVLQGVGNNYRLERFSAELDLYSAADRIDATLTGVERLQFDDGVLALDLNGNAGQVYRLYQAAFERTPDNEGLKYWIGRMDEGNTTLVDIADSFLYSPEFVSTFGTEQTVSDAEFVDLLYTHTLGRDYDQGGYNYWVGKLAAGETNRRDLLAFFSESNENKAQTIGEISDGIWLY, encoded by the coding sequence ATGGCCGTTGTTAACTCTTACGTCTCGCTGAACACGATCGACCCGAGCGCCTGGTATGGGCAAGTGTATGAGGCCAGCAGCACTCGCCTCGTTGTAAGTGACGGCTTTCTGACCGCTGTATATGACGGGTACGATTTCCGGTACTCTGCCGACTACTACCTGACCGGCGGCGTTCTAACGGGCTACTCGCAATACGATGGCGACCAGCTTGCCTCTGAAACCTACGACTTCCAGATCCCAGCGCACCTGGCGGACGGTTACATCGCGTCTAACAGGTTGGGCGACCTGTTCAGCCTTGTGTTGGCAGGTGACGACGAAATTTTTGGATCCGTACATGCGGACCGGATCTCGGGTTATGACGGTAACGACTATATCTACGGCAATGGAGGTGACGACTACATCAACGGAGCCGGCGGTGACGACGTCATCTATCTCGGCAGCGGAAGTAGCTCTGTTGCCGGTGGAGCAGGGTTGGACTGGGTTGTGCTCCAAGGGGTGGGGAATAATTACCGCCTGGAAAGGTTCAGCGCTGAACTCGACTTGTACAGCGCCGCCGATCGTATCGACGCGACCCTTACCGGTGTTGAACGCCTACAGTTCGATGACGGTGTGCTTGCCTTGGATCTCAATGGCAATGCGGGGCAGGTCTACAGATTGTATCAAGCAGCGTTCGAGCGCACGCCAGACAATGAGGGGTTGAAGTACTGGATCGGCCGCATGGACGAGGGAAACACCACGCTGGTCGATATTGCGGACAGCTTCTTGTACTCGCCTGAGTTCGTAAGTACCTTCGGTACAGAGCAGACGGTCTCGGATGCCGAATTCGTTGACCTGCTATACACTCACACTCTCGGCCGCGACTACGACCAAGGCGGCTACAATTACTGGGTGGGTAAACTTGCCGCCGGTGAAACTAACCGCCGCGACCTGCTGGCATTCTTCTCGGAGAGCAACGAGAACAAGGCACAGACCATCGGCGAGATCAGCGATGGCATCTGGCTATACTGA
- a CDS encoding IS110 family transposase produces MPNAVHVVGLDIAKSVFQVHCADERGRVVVRRQLKREQVEPFFQALPACLVALEACPGAHYWGRLLRSIGHDVRLIPAQYVRPYVKTNKNDAADAEAICEAVTRPTMRFVPIKEEMQQEVLVIHRVREMLIRQRTQLINAIRGHLAEFGVIGPNRAHNIGLLTVMIEDESETRIPSVARHALRYLVSQLREIKTKLVQIDDDLALVAKSSEACRRLMTIPGVGVITASALVASMRDPSDFASGRHFAAWLGLVPRQHSTGGKEQLGGISKRGDGYLRKLLIHGSRSIMRWKGRSWTWLAQLRDRRPANVAAVAIANKTARVVWALLRFGGIYGQPVQRAA; encoded by the coding sequence ATGCCAAACGCAGTTCACGTAGTTGGCCTCGATATTGCCAAGTCCGTCTTTCAAGTTCATTGCGCCGATGAGCGCGGTAGAGTGGTAGTCAGGCGCCAGCTCAAGCGCGAGCAGGTCGAGCCTTTCTTCCAGGCTCTACCAGCCTGCCTCGTTGCTCTTGAGGCCTGCCCGGGTGCACATTATTGGGGCCGGCTGTTGCGCAGCATTGGACACGATGTGCGGTTGATCCCTGCGCAATATGTACGGCCCTATGTCAAGACCAACAAGAATGATGCCGCCGATGCGGAGGCCATCTGCGAAGCGGTAACGCGACCCACGATGCGTTTTGTTCCGATCAAGGAGGAGATGCAGCAGGAGGTCCTGGTCATTCACCGCGTCCGGGAGATGCTCATCCGCCAACGCACCCAGCTCATCAATGCGATCCGAGGCCATCTGGCCGAATTTGGCGTCATCGGGCCGAACCGAGCTCACAACATCGGCTTGTTGACCGTGATGATCGAAGATGAAAGCGAGACCCGCATCCCGTCGGTGGCGCGACATGCGTTACGATATCTTGTCAGCCAGCTTCGTGAGATCAAAACCAAGCTAGTCCAAATCGATGACGATCTTGCTCTGGTGGCGAAGTCCTCTGAGGCTTGCCGCCGCTTGATGACAATCCCTGGCGTCGGCGTCATCACGGCCAGTGCCCTTGTTGCTTCCATGCGTGATCCAAGCGACTTCGCATCAGGGCGCCACTTTGCCGCTTGGCTTGGGCTCGTGCCCAGACAGCATTCAACGGGGGGCAAAGAACAGCTCGGTGGGATCAGCAAGCGCGGCGACGGATATCTGCGAAAACTGCTAATTCATGGCAGTCGCTCAATCATGCGATGGAAGGGTCGCTCCTGGACATGGCTAGCTCAGCTACGTGATCGCCGACCCGCGAATGTCGCAGCAGTTGCCATCGCCAATAAAACAGCCCGAGTAGTTTGGGCGTTGCTGCGGTTCGGCGGAATTTATGGTCAGCCCGTACAAAGGGCCGCGTGA
- the tnpB gene encoding IS66 family insertion sequence element accessory protein TnpB (TnpB, as the term is used for proteins encoded by IS66 family insertion elements, is considered an accessory protein, since TnpC, encoded by a neighboring gene, is a DDE family transposase.) — protein MIPVRSDVRVWLASGYTDMRKGMGGLARLIQEGLGRDPFAGDVFVFRGRSGTLIKALWHDGVGLSLYAKRLERGRFIWPSTEGGVVHLSCGQMSYLLEGIDWRNPQQSWRPTRAG, from the coding sequence ATGATCCCGGTTCGCTCCGATGTGCGCGTGTGGCTGGCCAGCGGCTATACCGATATGCGCAAGGGTATGGGTGGCTTGGCACGCCTGATCCAGGAAGGATTGGGACGGGACCCGTTTGCCGGAGACGTGTTCGTGTTTCGGGGGCGCAGCGGAACACTGATCAAGGCCCTCTGGCACGACGGTGTGGGCCTGTCGCTCTATGCCAAGCGCCTGGAACGTGGGCGCTTCATCTGGCCCTCCACGGAGGGTGGTGTCGTCCATTTGAGCTGCGGTCAGATGAGCTATCTGCTCGAGGGGATCGACTGGCGTAACCCGCAGCAGAGCTGGCGTCCCACGCGCGCGGGGTAG
- a CDS encoding transposase has protein sequence MPSDRSFQLLEVVPNRIENSPVVGRRNWPDETKARIVEEALAPDVNVSAIARRYGMSPSQLFGWRRKAIAKGQVERHERLGEDSGTSGGVIEIGIAGATVRVGPAVSEDHLRRVIRAIRSA, from the coding sequence ATGCCCAGTGATAGAAGCTTCCAGTTGCTGGAGGTGGTGCCGAACCGAATAGAGAACAGTCCGGTAGTGGGACGGCGCAACTGGCCGGACGAGACCAAGGCGCGGATCGTCGAAGAGGCATTGGCCCCCGACGTGAACGTGTCGGCGATTGCGCGGCGCTACGGGATGTCGCCGTCCCAATTGTTCGGCTGGCGCCGCAAAGCCATAGCCAAGGGCCAGGTTGAACGGCATGAACGGCTTGGCGAAGACTCTGGCACCTCGGGCGGGGTCATCGAGATCGGCATCGCGGGTGCCACAGTCCGCGTTGGGCCGGCGGTGAGTGAGGACCATCTGCGCCGTGTTATCCGTGCCATCAGGTCGGCATGA
- the tnpA gene encoding IS66-like element accessory protein TnpA, which yields MGHVTVISGPERRRQWSDGEREAILMAAFAPGAVVAKVARQFDVSTSLIYKWRREALKGEEPAFVPAVLQQDAPHPAQRGWADQPTAISPAIIVDLAPGRSVRISPQAPEGLVTSVLRALR from the coding sequence ATGGGTCATGTGACGGTTATTTCTGGTCCCGAGCGTCGGCGGCAGTGGAGCGATGGGGAGCGCGAGGCGATCCTGATGGCGGCTTTCGCTCCCGGCGCTGTTGTTGCCAAGGTCGCGCGGCAGTTCGATGTTTCCACGAGCCTGATCTACAAGTGGCGCCGTGAGGCTCTCAAGGGTGAGGAGCCGGCGTTTGTACCAGCGGTGTTGCAGCAGGATGCCCCTCATCCTGCGCAGCGGGGTTGGGCTGACCAGCCAACTGCGATCTCGCCCGCCATCATCGTAGATCTGGCGCCTGGCCGAAGCGTACGTATTTCGCCCCAGGCGCCCGAAGGGCTGGTGACTTCGGTACTGCGGGCACTGCGATGA
- a CDS encoding transposase: MSIDRRYGFIRAAAVTSANHPDGRTLRQVIDRQNTGSEVWADSAYRSQSNEAWLADRMLTSRIHGRKPKGKPMPIATARANAAKSAIRAKVEHVFAHQKNRFGLFIRTIGIARAEAKLTLASLTYNFDRLILHERCVARA; this comes from the coding sequence ATCAGCATCGACCGGCGCTATGGCTTCATCCGGGCCGCTGCCGTGACCTCGGCCAACCATCCCGATGGGCGCACGCTGCGCCAGGTCATCGACCGGCAAAACACTGGCAGCGAAGTCTGGGCCGACAGCGCTTACCGCTCACAGAGCAACGAGGCTTGGTTGGCCGACCGCATGCTGACCAGCCGCATCCATGGGCGCAAGCCCAAGGGTAAACCGATGCCGATCGCGACCGCCAGAGCCAATGCGGCCAAGTCTGCGATACGTGCCAAGGTCGAGCATGTCTTTGCCCATCAGAAAAACCGGTTCGGCCTGTTCATCCGCACCATCGGCATCGCCCGAGCCGAAGCCAAACTCACCTTGGCCAGTCTTACCTACAACTTCGACCGCCTGATCCTCCACGAAAGGTGCGTTGCCAGGGCATGA
- a CDS encoding transposase — translation MDPHSLFSLNDHLEALSEHGDPLEVLERTVDFEYFRGWLVEGLGYGDGSKGGRPPFDPVAMVKILILQAQHNLSDARMEFMIRDRLSWMRFLGFSLGNRTPDENTIRHFRNRMTETGTLKRVMKAFDWQLHKKDYIPMSGQIVDASLVPAPKQILWGGWRPAAFAE, via the coding sequence ATGGATCCGCATTCGCTTTTCAGCCTGAACGATCACCTTGAAGCGCTGAGCGAGCATGGCGATCCGCTCGAGGTATTGGAGCGGACGGTGGACTTCGAGTATTTCCGCGGCTGGCTTGTCGAGGGGCTGGGTTATGGCGATGGCAGCAAGGGCGGACGCCCGCCCTTCGATCCGGTAGCCATGGTGAAGATCCTGATCCTGCAGGCCCAGCACAACCTGTCCGATGCCCGCATGGAGTTCATGATCCGGGATCGGCTCAGCTGGATGCGGTTCCTGGGCTTCTCGCTGGGTAACCGCACCCCCGATGAGAACACCATCCGCCATTTCCGCAACCGGATGACCGAGACCGGCACGCTCAAGCGGGTGATGAAAGCGTTCGACTGGCAACTGCACAAGAAGGACTACATCCCCATGTCGGGGCAGATCGTCGATGCCTCCCTGGTGCCGGCGCCCAAGCAGATCCTATGGGGTGGATGGCGGCCTGCGGCTTTTGCAGAATGA